In Cyclopterus lumpus isolate fCycLum1 chromosome 9, fCycLum1.pri, whole genome shotgun sequence, a single genomic region encodes these proteins:
- the LOC117736538 gene encoding granzyme A-like, with protein MFCPRDFTVFISCVVLFIVVQSSHGSEIIDGKEVKPHSLPFMALMETPMENEICGGVLIHPSWVLTAAHCAAAKVFLGVHSEKEKESSQVRVVKKKVLHPCYDPTDKVNDLMLVKLNKPVKQTTMVKWLRLGNTAKDPAAGTSCLVAGWGKTNNVARKMSDVLKSVNVTVIDRVKCNSPKYYNFRPIITRDMICAGSNGQNHADTCQGDSGGPLLCGGALVGVTSFGIGCGVIDKPGVYSFLSEKQLVWIKKTTNKSEI; from the exons atgtTCTGCCCGAGGGATTTCACTGTTTTCATCTCCTGCGTGGTCCTCTTCATCGTCGTCCAGTCCA GTCATGGTTCAGAGATTATTGACGGGAAAGAAGTGAAGCCCCACTCGCTGCCTTTCATGGCTCTGATGGAGACCCCGATGGAGAATGAGATCTGTGGGGGGGTACTGATCCACCCATCATGGGTCCTGACTGCTGCCCACTGTGCCGC CGCTAAGGTGTTTCTTGGAGTGCActcagaaaaggaaaaagagtcCAGCCAGGTCCGCGTTGTTAAGAAGAAAGTTCTTCACCCTTGCTATGATCCAACAGATAAGGTCAACGACCTCATGCTAGTCAAG CTCAACAAACCGGTTAAACAAACCACGATGGTGAAATGGCTCCGGTTGGGCAACACCGCCAAAGACCCGGCGGCCGGCACCAGCTGTCTGGTGGCTGGatggggaaaaacaaacaacgttGCCCGGAAGATGTCGGACGTCCTGAAGTCCGTCAACGTGACCGTGATCGACCGAGTGAAGTGCAACTCCCCAAAGTATTACAACTTTCGTCCGATCATCACCAGAGACATGATATGTGCCGGTTCCAACGGCCAAAACCACGCCGACACCTGTCAG GGGGATTCGGGAGGCCCACTGCTGTGCGGTGGAGCGCTAGTCGGCGTCACGTCTTTTGGAATTGGGTGTGGCGTGATTGATAAGCCTGGAGTGTACTCTTTCCTGTCAGAAAAACAGCTCGTCTGGATCAAAAAGACCACGAACAAGTCTGAAATATAA
- the areg gene encoding amphiregulin, with protein sequence MNPLTITCLLCCFVVSGAGGAQGSEATFSGELARVTGVPASGEGLQTLLADDDEPEVDKGVSGGDNDNFSLLQSHSIKDKKKRMGKGKKNRDRNKSTTPLNPEHVFYTNGYTSTLSTTEDPCTSTHLGYCIHGYCKYIEGLQEPVCICMKGYDGGRCGIQSLGTIRTQPDQINNTELVQTVLVIIAVVLSVISCTAILLMTCAHYRSHKNFLASYLGTGAEQEKLQKPIGDVVV encoded by the exons ATGAACCCTCTCACCATCACCTGTCTCCTGTGCTGCTTTG TAGTCTCCGGTGCTGGAGGCGCTCAGGGATCTGAGGCCACGTTCTCCGGTGAACTAGCCCGAGTGACCGGGGTTCCGGCCTCTGGTGAGGGCCTCCAGACTTTGCTGGCCGACGATGACGAACCGGAAGTAGACAAGGGGGTTTCGGGAGGAGACAACGACAATTTCAGCCTTCTCC AGTCGCATTCCATTAAAGATAAGAAGAAGAGGATGGGCAAAGGCAAGAAGAACAGGGACAGGAACAAGAGCACGACTCCCCTCAACCCCGAGCACGTGTTCTACACCAACGGCTACACGTCGACTCTCAGCACCACAGAGGATCCCTGCACCTCCACCCACCTGGGCTACTGCATCCACGGTTACTGCAAGTACATAGAGGGCCTGCAGGAGCCAGTGTGCAT ATGTATGAAGGGTTACGACGGGGGGCGCTGTGGGATCCAGTCTCTGGGGACGATTAGGACCCAGCCGGACCAGATCAACAACACTGAGTTGGTGCAGACGGTTTTAGTGATCATCGCAGTTGTCCTGTCGGTCATCAGCTGCACCGCCATCCTGCTCATGACTTGCGCTCA TTACAGGTCACACAAAAACTTCCTCGCATCCTATCTGGGAACTGGGGCAGAGCAGGAGAAGCTACAGAAACCCATCGGGGACGTTGTGGTATGA
- the LOC117736192 gene encoding proepiregulin-like — MSHVMSKNETSVLSSTGVMLLWPNVLTRSVSSSTQTADSASLSAGQEGELPLVVKRSTQNCDGTFDSYCMNSGQCMLLVDINEHHCKCERGFYGPRCSNLELVVQPMGEEQLIVTIFCVALLIIGLAGTLYFCCKWYKKNKFPDQQKQQGYKGVQTA, encoded by the exons ATGTCACATGTGATGTCAAAAAATGAAACCAGTGTTTTGTCTTCAACAGGCGTCATGCTGCTCTGGCCGAATGTTCTCACCAGGAGCGTCTCCTCCAGCACGCAGACTGCAGACAGCGCCTCTCTATCGGCAG GGCAGGAAGGAGAGCTCCCTCTTGTGGTGAAGCGCTCAACACAGAACTGCGACGGCACGTTTGACAGCTACTGCATGAACTCCGGCCAGtgcatgctgctggtggacatCAACGAACACCACTGCAA GTGTGAGAGGGGCTTCTACGGCCCCAGGTGTAGCAACCTGGAGCTCGTCGTTCAGCCAATGGGAGAAGAGCAGCTAATAGTCACCATTTTCTGTGTGGCTCTGCTGATTATAGGTCTGGCCGGGACTCTGTACTTCTGCTGCAAATG gtataagaaaaacaaattccCAGACCAGCAGAAGCAGCAAGGTTACAAAGGAGTCCAGACGGCATAG
- the epgn gene encoding epigen has translation MFTQRQAHADKALLSAMAALLLLTTTGQSAMSTNSLPTAATPALSAPSLTTQLGNGSMEEPQVLPSHRSCRSEHEHFCDNGGECMYPQDSDEPACICKSSYSGRRCLFLNDRAYTLPELEQLIGITFGVAVLIIVLAFISYCLAYRRCIKSAPFKKLALSESSV, from the exons ATGTTTACTCAAAGACAGGCGCATGCGGATAAAG CCCTCCTCTCAGCAATGGCAGCGCTGCTTCTCCTGACCACAACAGGACAGTCTGCAATGTCGACTAACAGCCTCCCCACCGCAGCAACTCCTGCTTTGTCGGCCCCGTCGCTGACCACACAGCTCGGCAACG gcagTATGGAGGAGCCTCAGGTTCTGCCCTCACACAGATCGTGCAGGAGTGAACACGAACATTTCTGCGACAACGGGGGCGAGTGCATGTACCCCCAGGACAGCGACGAACCCGCTTGCAT CTGCAAGTCCTCCTACAGCGGCCGTCGGTGCCTGTTCCTGAACGACCGCGCTTACACTCTGCCCGAGTTGGAGCAACTCATCGGCATCACCTTCGGGGTGGCCGTGCTCATCATCGTCCTGGCCTTCATCAGTTACTGCCTCGCCTACAGGAG GTGTATAAAATCGGCGCCGTTTAAAAAGTTAGCACTGTCCGAGTCGTCGGTGTGA